One genomic window of Psychrobacillus sp. INOP01 includes the following:
- a CDS encoding chemotaxis protein CheC produces the protein MMYDSKITSMHLDVLKEIGNIGAAHAATALSTLLNKKIDMKVPKVEMVSFDDMMDLAGGPESVVAGIYLRIEGDVTGSMFFVLPVEQANRFIRRLVQDETFDFQTGEVSEIGASAMQELGNILSGSYLSALSDFTRLKIYPTVPALSVDMVGAIISFGLVELSHISDYVIVIDTAIIEEDVPNEESVKGHFFLLPDPESFDAIFKALGVN, from the coding sequence ATGATGTATGACAGTAAAATAACCTCCATGCATTTAGATGTTTTAAAGGAAATAGGGAATATTGGTGCTGCACATGCTGCAACTGCATTGTCGACATTATTAAATAAAAAAATTGACATGAAGGTACCAAAGGTGGAAATGGTTTCATTTGACGATATGATGGATTTAGCTGGTGGACCAGAAAGTGTAGTTGCTGGCATTTATCTTCGTATAGAAGGTGATGTAACTGGCAGTATGTTTTTTGTCCTACCAGTAGAGCAAGCGAATCGATTCATACGAAGATTGGTACAAGATGAAACCTTCGATTTTCAAACAGGTGAAGTATCTGAAATAGGAGCCTCTGCAATGCAGGAACTTGGTAATATACTTTCTGGTTCCTATCTATCTGCATTATCAGATTTTACACGTTTAAAAATATACCCAACTGTACCTGCCCTGAGCGTAGATATGGTTGGTGCTATCATTAGTTTTGGATTGGTAGAGTTATCTCATATAAGTGATTATGTCATTGTAATAGATACAGCTATTATTGAAGAGGACGTTCCAAATGAAGAAAGTGTGAAAGGGCATTTCTTTTTATTGCCAGATCCAGAATCATTTGATGCTATTTTTAAAGCTTTAGGAGTTAACTAA
- a CDS encoding chemotaxis protein CheA produces the protein MDTNQYLEMFIEESKEHLQACNEHLLELEKNPENIAIVNEVFRSAHTLKGMSATMGYEDIANLTHKMENVLDEIRNSRLHVTAELLDVVFVAVDQLEEMVLDIAAGGKGKLDVTDTVQKLHKIETGEEIPVAATTVEPVVVGNIAQENWLTYDDYEMTVIQQSVEQDFFTYEISVKLREDCLLKAARVYMVFELLEKMGDVIKSSPSVEKLEGEDFDEIFYVALVTTEPSEDVQKKLMKVSEVTEVLVNTVTLEQLKKRNNLELDKVEENSVVEIADVIEDKRQIVEVKSPEKSTTSKNNQVQSSKTIRVNIERLDILMNLFEELVIDRGRLQSISEDLHNSELDETVERMSRITGDLQNIILNMRMVPVETVFNRFPRMVRQLARDLNKKINLEVIGAETELDRTVIDEIGDPLVHLIRNSLDHGVESPEIRLAKGKSEEGTVVLRAYHSGNHVFIEIEDDGAGINREKVLKKAISKGIVSNEVAQTLSDKQVAELILSSGFSTADVISDVSGRGVGLDVVKTTIESLGGSIDISSTEGKGSLFSIQLPLTLSIISVMLVELGEEIYAIPLSSIIETAIIRSSDILNAHNQKVIDFRGKVVPLVFLENVFDVPRESTDDEFHSVVLVRKGDKMAGLVVDSFIGQQEIVLKSLGAYLSSVFAISGATILGNGKVALIVDCNALIG, from the coding sequence ATGGATACAAATCAATATTTGGAAATGTTTATAGAAGAGAGCAAGGAACATTTACAAGCTTGTAATGAACATTTATTAGAATTAGAAAAGAATCCTGAAAACATAGCAATAGTCAATGAAGTATTCCGCTCTGCACATACTTTAAAAGGTATGTCAGCAACAATGGGTTATGAAGATATCGCAAATTTAACGCATAAGATGGAAAATGTTTTAGATGAAATTAGAAATAGCCGTTTGCATGTAACCGCTGAATTACTAGACGTTGTTTTCGTTGCTGTCGATCAATTGGAAGAAATGGTATTGGATATTGCGGCAGGAGGAAAAGGAAAGCTAGATGTAACAGATACTGTACAAAAGCTACATAAAATAGAAACTGGGGAAGAAATTCCAGTTGCTGCTACAACAGTAGAACCCGTTGTTGTAGGTAATATTGCTCAAGAGAACTGGTTAACTTATGACGATTATGAAATGACTGTCATTCAACAGTCAGTTGAACAGGATTTCTTTACGTATGAAATTTCTGTCAAACTACGTGAAGATTGCTTACTAAAAGCTGCAAGAGTATATATGGTTTTTGAATTGCTAGAGAAAATGGGAGACGTTATAAAATCTTCTCCATCTGTGGAAAAATTGGAGGGAGAAGATTTTGATGAAATTTTCTATGTAGCTTTAGTTACAACTGAACCTTCAGAAGATGTGCAAAAGAAATTGATGAAAGTCTCTGAAGTGACAGAAGTACTAGTGAACACAGTAACATTAGAACAACTTAAAAAACGAAATAATTTAGAGTTAGACAAAGTTGAAGAGAATTCAGTTGTGGAAATTGCTGATGTCATAGAAGATAAGCGACAAATAGTGGAAGTAAAATCTCCTGAAAAATCTACTACATCTAAAAATAATCAAGTTCAATCTAGTAAAACTATTCGTGTGAATATTGAACGATTGGATATATTGATGAATTTATTTGAGGAATTAGTAATTGACCGTGGTCGTCTACAGTCAATCTCCGAAGATTTACATAATAGCGAGTTAGATGAAACAGTAGAACGTATGTCTCGTATAACTGGAGATCTACAAAATATTATATTAAATATGCGTATGGTTCCTGTTGAAACAGTATTTAATAGATTCCCAAGAATGGTACGCCAGTTAGCACGTGATTTAAACAAAAAAATCAATTTAGAAGTGATTGGTGCTGAAACAGAATTAGATCGAACAGTAATTGATGAAATTGGGGACCCTCTTGTACATTTAATAAGAAATTCCTTAGATCATGGGGTAGAAAGCCCTGAAATCCGTTTAGCTAAAGGTAAATCAGAGGAAGGCACAGTCGTACTTCGTGCATACCATAGCGGAAATCATGTGTTTATCGAGATTGAGGATGATGGTGCAGGTATTAACCGTGAGAAAGTCTTGAAAAAAGCTATCTCAAAAGGAATTGTTTCAAACGAAGTGGCTCAAACGTTAAGTGATAAACAAGTAGCAGAGCTTATTCTTTCTTCTGGGTTCTCTACAGCTGATGTTATTTCAGACGTTTCGGGTAGAGGCGTTGGATTAGACGTGGTAAAAACGACGATTGAATCTCTTGGTGGTTCTATTGATATTTCATCGACGGAAGGGAAAGGGTCATTATTTTCTATCCAATTACCGTTAACACTTTCTATTATTTCAGTAATGCTAGTAGAACTTGGTGAGGAAATATACGCTATACCGCTCTCTTCTATTATCGAGACAGCGATTATTCGCTCTTCAGATATATTAAATGCTCATAACCAAAAAGTGATAGATTTCCGTGGGAAAGTTGTTCCTTTAGTATTCTTAGAAAATGTATTTGATGTTCCTAGAGAAAGTACAGATGATGAATTTCACTCTGTTGTTCTTGTCCGAAAAGGAGATAAAATGGCTGGCCTAGTTGTAGATTCGTTTATCGGTCAGCAAGAAATCGTTTTAAAATCACTTGGTGCATATTTATCAAGTGTATTCGCAATCTCTGGTGCAACTATTTTGGGTAATGGTAAAGTAGCGCTAATTGTAGATTGTAATGCATTAATCGGTTAA
- a CDS encoding chemotaxis protein CheW, with amino-acid sequence MTVAVDFENLKVVVFQLADKEYVIPVSQVQGIEKLIYITRVPKTPSFVKGVINLRGVVTPIIDLKNRFGLGESSLSESTRIIIITLDDMDVGVIVDSANDVLDIPVDSIEPQPEVVGGMEQDFIAGVAKIDSRLLILLHLNHVLNPIKSGV; translated from the coding sequence ATGACAGTAGCAGTAGACTTTGAAAATTTAAAAGTAGTAGTTTTTCAACTGGCAGACAAAGAATATGTGATACCTGTAAGTCAGGTTCAAGGTATTGAAAAACTTATTTATATTACACGTGTCCCTAAAACTCCTTCATTTGTGAAGGGAGTTATCAACTTACGAGGGGTAGTTACTCCTATTATTGATTTGAAAAATCGCTTTGGACTAGGAGAGAGTAGTTTAAGTGAATCTACTCGTATTATTATAATAACGTTGGACGATATGGATGTTGGGGTGATTGTTGACTCTGCTAATGATGTATTAGATATTCCAGTTGATTCAATTGAACCACAGCCTGAGGTAGTTGGGGGTATGGAACAAGACTTTATAGCTGGAGTTGCAAAAATCGATAGCCGTCTTTTAATCCTTCTTCACTTAAATCATGTATTAAATCCTATTAAGTCAGGAGTTTAA
- a CDS encoding chemotaxis response regulator protein-glutamate methylesterase, whose amino-acid sequence MDVRTKKKLLIVDDSAFMRKLISDFFVDNKTIEVIGIARNGKDAIEKIKTLQPDVITMDVEMPVMNGLDALLRIMTDMPVPVVMLSSTTKSGAESTMQAMEYGAVDFIAKPSGTISLDLHKIKEELIEKVENAAQVSIKKMKKRSPQPINNRASENVVVKKIPDSPSSIKWNKTNKKMVLIGTSTGGPRALQEVITKLPSNMKAPVLIVQHMPAGFTKSLAQRLNQLSEIEVKEAEDGDLLQDGHAYIAPGGYHMRIQKRASSYYIVLNDKEAPRNGHRPAVDILFADNSQFNDFDKIAVIMTGMGSDGSLGLKELKKSGNVVAIAEAASTCIVYGMPKAAVETNLVNEVVDLDQIAKTIIQYLP is encoded by the coding sequence ATGGACGTTAGAACAAAAAAAAAGCTGTTAATAGTAGATGATTCTGCATTCATGCGAAAACTTATAAGTGATTTCTTTGTGGATAACAAAACGATAGAAGTAATAGGTATTGCTAGGAATGGAAAAGACGCAATTGAAAAAATAAAGACTCTGCAACCAGATGTCATTACAATGGATGTTGAAATGCCAGTGATGAATGGTTTGGATGCACTACTCAGGATAATGACTGATATGCCAGTTCCAGTTGTAATGCTATCTAGTACAACAAAAAGTGGGGCGGAAAGTACGATGCAAGCGATGGAATATGGCGCCGTTGATTTTATCGCAAAGCCAAGTGGCACCATTTCATTAGATTTACATAAAATTAAAGAGGAATTAATAGAAAAAGTAGAAAATGCAGCACAAGTATCCATAAAAAAAATGAAAAAACGTTCCCCACAACCTATAAATAATAGGGCATCCGAAAATGTAGTAGTAAAGAAAATACCTGACTCACCTAGTTCTATCAAGTGGAACAAGACGAACAAGAAAATGGTCTTAATTGGAACTTCAACTGGAGGACCGAGAGCTCTTCAAGAAGTGATTACAAAACTTCCAAGCAATATGAAAGCTCCAGTTTTAATTGTTCAACATATGCCTGCTGGATTTACAAAGTCATTGGCACAAAGACTCAATCAATTATCTGAAATTGAGGTAAAAGAAGCGGAAGATGGTGATTTGCTTCAAGATGGACATGCGTATATTGCCCCTGGAGGCTATCATATGCGCATTCAGAAACGAGCATCATCTTATTATATTGTTCTAAATGACAAAGAAGCTCCACGAAACGGACATAGGCCGGCTGTAGATATACTTTTTGCAGATAATAGTCAGTTTAATGATTTTGATAAGATTGCAGTTATTATGACAGGAATGGGATCTGATGGATCTCTCGGTCTTAAAGAGTTGAAAAAGAGCGGAAATGTCGTGGCCATTGCTGAAGCAGCGAGTACATGCATTGTATATGGAATGCCAAAGGCTGCCGTAGAAACAAATTTAGTAAATGAAGTAGTGGATTTAGATCAAATAGCAAAAACCATCATACAATATCTACCTTAA